One genomic window of Arachis hypogaea cultivar Tifrunner chromosome 8, arahy.Tifrunner.gnm2.J5K5, whole genome shotgun sequence includes the following:
- the LOC112708112 gene encoding dual specificity protein phosphatase PHS1, producing the protein MRKDQQNQHPLLITNPSQQNQGKEEENHHHHHQLEVEAEESQLPESPLPLTVTSRVLYMLGDIAAGPAYKFTQWLQLVRKRTSKFGPSGFPNRLSTMPSSSPGEAIEDATSDQPPKQTEVNLWERLGKAEMLDIESSMFSWDRLTSLHHTEHSSINENSEDEMNKALEVTVNSGGVVFFAFFNGLGGDGAFPKEAAAVIKISSSRLATQSERLGYEFARWLGVRTPQARVIHNTSSEWLQIKEATEKARDAASSKGDESGEMTCSELLEALELGRCLYFMSYVHGSPLLESPYAFEYRETAERTSAALGRVLMLDLVIRNEDRLPCRQLRWRGNSANLLFAEKLISANTDTLGEALDSAMNHYGPRVVRALQNERRSVSMDSKSSSRNPTLLSQRSDVSDIVESAISTRMSLNGQTSGESPCTNFNVVAIDSGVPRRPPTGKRADDQTNYPKLVELLLNSSEFSSNLLYDITGGKLGCPAPEDINPVTDVPATASDITVVHEFRCSFRAALRDLQGFYIFLLTLHQKLDNMLRSLMNIISKISSLESEKDEFSSPIAAGSSSSPTGRERSPHDNHHDCCDSGSASREGCHGKHSKGSAESHSGLRLTAKLRDFNKFAKVDAESSKELEQWNEMLKNDVIKLCQDNNFNTGFFEGSDDNFVIDAYELKIRLEHILERIVLISEAANTEKPSAITNTLYVGGALAARSIYTLQRLGITHILCLCTNEIGQADSQFPDLFTYKNFSVSDNEDCNISRIFEEACDFIDYVEQIGQRVLVHCFEGRSRSVTLVLAYLMLRKKFTLLEAWNTLKRVHRRAQPNDGFAKILQELDKKLHGKVSMEWQQRKPTMKVCPICGKNAGLSSSSLKLHLQKLHKKLSSGSVDSAMTMEIQKALTALKVSRGGSVSPTQRQSQSMIDE; encoded by the exons ATGAGAAAAGACCAACAAAACCAGCATCCTCTACTCATTACTAATCCTTCTCAACAAAATCAG ggaaaagaagaagagaatcatcatcatcatcatcaattggAAGTTGAAGCAGAGGAATCTCAACTTCCAGAGTCACCATTGCCTCTCACTGTTACTTCCAGG GTATTGTATATGTTGGGAGATATAGCAGCAGGGCCTGCGTACAAGTTCACGCAATGGCTTCAATTGGTTCGTAAACGCACTTCCAAGTTTGGACCTTCTGGATTCCCTAACCGCCTTTCTACCATGCCTTCTTCTAG CCCTGGTGAGGCTATTGAAGATGCAACGAGCGATCAGCCTCCAAAACAAACTGAGGTTAACTTGTGGGAGAGGCTCGGTAAAGCCGAAATGTTGGACATTGAATCAAGCATGTTTTCTTGGGACAGGCTCACTTCGCTTCACCACACTGAACACAGCAGCATCAATGAGAATTCCGAGGATGAAATGAATAAAGCTCTTGAG GTAACTGTAAATTCTGGAGGggttgtcttctttgcttttttcAATGGCCTTGGGGGCGATGGTGCTTTTCCGAAAGAAGCAGCGGCCGTTATAAAAATATCATCATCAAGATTGGCAACACAATCAGAACGCCTTGGTTATGAATTTGCTAGGTGGTTGGGAGTTCGAACTCCGCAG GCTAGAGTGATTCACAATACTAGTTCTGAGTGGCTCCAAATAAAGGAAGCTACAGAAAAAGCTAGAGATGCAGCAAGTTCTAAGGGTGATGAGAGTGGCGAAATGACTTGCTCAGAACTTTTGGAAGCACTTGAACTCGGCCGATGTCTCTATTTTATGAG TTATGTACATGGTTCACCTTTGCTTGAAAGTCCCTATGCATTCGAATATCGGGAAACTGCAGAAAGAACATCAGCAGCCCTTGGCAGGGTACTGATGTTGGACCTTGTCATTAGAAATGAAGATAGGCTCCCTTGCCGGCAACTTAGGTGGCGAGGGAACTCCGCAAATTTGTTGTTTGCTGAAAAGTTAATCTCAGCAAATACAGACACACTAGGAGAAGCTTTAGATTCTGCAATGAACCATTACGGACCAAGGGTGGTTCGAGCACTTCAAAATGAGAGGAGGTCAGTTTCAATGGATTCCAAATCAAGTTCTCGGAATCCTACATTGTTATCACAACGCTCAGATGTTTCGGATATAGTGGAATCAGCAATATCTACTAGGATGAGTCTTAATGGTCAAACATCAGGAGAATCACCTTGTACTAACTTTAATGTTGTGGCTATTGATTCTGGTGTTCCTCGCCGGCCCCCTACTGGAAAACGTGCAGATGATCAGACTAATTATCCCAAGTTGGTTGAGTTGCTACTTAACAGTTCCGAGTTTTCCTCAAACCTGCTATATGATATAACCGGAGGCAAATTAGGATGTCCTGCACCAGAAGACATAAATCCGGTAACTGATGTACCTGCAACTGCTAGTGACATAACAGTAGTTCATGAGTTTCGTTGTAGTTTTCGCGCTGCTCTTAGGGATCTGCAGGGGTTCTATATATTCCTACTGACACTTCACCAGAAACTTGATAACATGTTAAGATCCCTTATGAATATTATAAGCAAAATTTCGTCTTTGGAATCTGAAAAAGATGAATTTTCTTCACCCATTGCTGCTGGTAGCAGTTCCTCTCCAACAGGTAGAGAGAGGTCTCCTCATGATAACCATCATGATTGTTGTGACTCCGGGTCTGCATCAAGAGAAGGTTGTCATGGAAAGCACTCAAAAGGAAGCGCAGAATCACATAGTGGTCTTCGCTTAACAGCTAAGCTTCGAGACTTCAATAAATTTGCAAAG GTTGATGCTGAATCTAGTAAAGAACTGGAACAGTGGAATGAAATGCTTAAAAATGATGTCATCAAGTTATGCCAAGACAACAATTTCAATACAGGTTTTTTCGAAGGTAGTGACGACAACTTTGTCATTGATGCATATGAACTGAAG ATAAGACTTGAGCATATCCTTGAGAGGATTGTGTTGATATCTGAGGCTGCGAATACAGAGAAACCTTCCGCCATTACAAATACTCTCTATGTTGGTGGAGCACTGGCTGCAAGATCTATATACACGTTGCAACGCTTGGGAATCACACATATATTGTGTTTGTGTACTAACGAAATTGGACAGGCCGATTCTCAGTTTCCTGATCTATTTACATATAAAAATTTCTCT GTGAGTGACAATGAAGATTGTAACATCAGCAGGAtatttgaagaagcttgtgatttTATAGATTATGTTGAGCAGATTGGTCAGAGAGTTTTAGTTCATTGTTTTGAGGGGAGAAGCAGAAGTGTTACTCTGGTTCTTGCTTACTTAATGCTCAGAAA GAAGTTCACTCTTTTAGAAGCATGGAACACACTGAAGCGAGTACACCGCCGAGCACAGCCAAACGACGGTTTTGCAAAGATCTTACAGGAACTGGATAAAAAGCTGCATGGAAAGGTATCTATGGAGTGGCAACAACGAAAACCAACAATGAAAGTTTGCCCCATCTGCGGCAAGAATGCCGGATTAAGCAGCAGCTCACTTAAGCTCCATCTCCAGAAGTTGCATAAAAAGCTGTCGTCCGGGAGTGTAGATAGTGCCATGACAATGGAAATACAGAAGGCACTGACGGCTTTGAAGGTTAGCCGCGGCGGTAGTGTTAGCCCGACACAGAGGCAGTCTCAGTCAATGATAGATGAATAG
- the LOC112708113 gene encoding serine carboxypeptidase-like 45: MGNGMAVMLLFHVSLLLEVLSFPSSSTSSSFDGNEDRIGMLPGQAENIEFEQFSGYVSVDEKKHKNLFYYFVESQTHPSSKPLVLWLNGGPGCSSLGVGAFSENGPFRPNGEFLINNEYSWNKEANMLYLETPVGVGFSYANGSSSYLQINDDATARDNVVFLQRWFNKFPQYKNRDLFLTGESYAGHYVPQLAKLMIEMNSKKRMFNLKGIALGNPVLEYATDFNSRAEFFWSHGLISDSTYKMFSNVCNYSRYVSEYYRDSLSMVCSEVMGQVSKETSKFVDKYDVTLDVCISSVLSQSKVICPQSQEKNERVDVCVDDKVTNYLNRRDVQQALHAKLVGVRKWDVCSNILDYDMLNVEIPTLPLVGSLVKAGVRVLIYSGDQDSVIPLTGSRTLVQKLAKQLQLNTTIPYSVWFEGQQVGGWTQVYGNNMLSFATVRGAAHEAPFSQPERSFVLFNSFLQGRPLPQIF, encoded by the exons TTGTTTCATGTGAGTTTATTATTGGAGGTGTTGAGTTTTCCATCGtcttccacttcttcttcttttgatgGAAATGAAGATAGAATTGGAATGCTTCCAGGACAAGCAGAAAACATAGAATTTGAACAGTTCTCAGGATATGTAAGTGTTGATGAAAAGAAGCACAAGAATCTCTTCTATTATTTTGTTGAATCACAAACTCATCCTTCTTCAAAACCTCTTGTTCTCTGGCTCAATGGAG GACCTGGTTGTTCATCACTTGGAGTTGGTGCATTCTCTGAAAATGGACCATTTAGGCCAAATGGAGAGTTTCTTATTAACAATGAATATAGTTGGAATAAAG AAGCAAATATGTTGTATTTGGAGACACCAGTTGGAGTGGGGTTCTCTTATGCCAACGGTAGCTCCTCCTATTTACAAATCAATGACGACGCAACAG cTAGGGACAATGTTGTATTTCTTCAACGCTGGTTCAACAAGTTCCCTCAATACAAGAACCGAGATCTGTTTCTAACTGGCGAAAGTTATGCag GGCATTATGTTCCTCAACTTGCAAAGCTCATGATTGAAATGAATTCAAAGAAAAGGATGTTCAATCTCAAAGGAATAGCT TTGGGTAATCCAGTTCTAGAATACGCCACAGATTTCAATTCAAGGGCAGAGTTCTTTTGGTCTCATGGACTAATATCAGATTCAACGTACAAGATGTTCAGCAATGTGTGTAACTATTCAAGATATGTGAGTGAGTACTATAGAGATTCACTTTCCATGGTTTGTTCAGAGGTAATGGGACAAGTTAGCAAAGAAACAAGCAAATTTGTTGACAAATATGATGTCACTCTTGATGTTTGCATTTCCTCTGTGCTTTCACAATCAAAGGTTATTTGTCCTCAATCCCAA GAAAAGAATGAGAGGGTAGATGTGTGTGTAGATGACAAGGTTACAAACTACTTGAATAGAAGAGATGTACAACAAGCACTTCATGCCAAGCTTGTTGGTGTAAGAAAATGGGATGTTTGCAGCAA CATATTGGACTATGATATGCTTAATGTGGAAATACCTACACTTCCTCTTGTTGGATCACTAGTAAAAGCTGGAGTTAGGGTCCTAATTTACAG TGGAGATCAAGATTCAGTGATTCCACTGACTGGAAGCCGCACTTTGGTTCAAAAGTTGGCAAAACAATTACAACTTAATACAACAATCCCTTATAGTGTATGGTTTGAAGGTCAACAG gTTGGTGGATGGACTCAAGTTTATGGGAACAATATGCTTTCATTTGCCACAGTAAGAGGGGCAGCACATGAAGCACCTTTCTCACAGCCTGAAAGATCATTTGTGCTTTTCAATTCATTCCTACAAGGCAGGCCTTTACCACAAATTTTTTGA
- the LOC112708111 gene encoding chaperone protein ClpC, chloroplastic yields the protein MARVLAQSVNVPGLVAGHRRGQHKGSGKSRRSVKMMCALRTNGLRMAGFSGLRTVNPLDTMLRPGLDFHSKVSIATSSRRAKPIRGVPKAMFERFTEKAIKVIMLAQEEARRLGHNFVGTEQILLGLIGEGTGIAAKVLKSMGINLKDARVEVEKIIGRGSGFVAVEIPFTPRAKRVLELSLEEARQLGHNYIGSEHLLLGLLREGEGVAARVLENLGADPTNIRTQVIRMVGESADSVTATVGSGSSGNKMPTLEEYGTNLTKLAEEGKLDPVVGRQPQIERVTQILGRRTKNNPCLIGEPGVGKTAIAEGLAQRIANGDVPETIEGKKVITLDMGLLVAGTKYRGEFEERLKKLMEEIKQSDEIILFIDEVHTLIGAGAAEGAIDAANILKPALARGELQCIGATTLDEYRKHIEKDPALERRFQPVKVPEPTVDETIQILKGLRERYEIHHKLRYTDEALVAAAQLSYQYISDRFLPDKAIDLIDEAGSRVRLQHAQLPEEARELDKELRQIVKEKEEAVRNQDFEKAGELRDREMDLKAQISTLVEKGKEMSKAESEAGDSGPIVTEVDIQHIVSSWTGIPVEKVSTDESDRLLKMEETLHKRVIGQDEAVKAISRAIRRARVGLKNPNRPIASFIFSGPTGVGKSELAKALAAYYFGSEEAMIRLDMSEFMERHTVSKLIGSPPGYVGYTEGGQLTEAVRRRPYTVVLFDEIEKAHPDVFNMMLQILEDGRLTDSKGRTVDFKNTLLIMTSNVGSSVIEKGGRKIGFDLDYDEKDSSYNRIKSLVTEELKQYFRPEFLNRLDEMIVFRQLTKLEVKEIADIMLKEVFDRLKTKDIELQVTERFRDRVVEEGYNPSYGARPLRRAIMRLLEDSMAEKMLAREIKEGDSVIVDVDADGNVIVLNGSSGTPESLPEEALPV from the exons ATGGCTAGGGTTTTGGCTCAGTCAGTTAATGTCCCTGGTCTAGTGGCCGGGCATCGGCGTGGCCAACATAAGGGATCAGGAAAATCCAGAAGATCTGTCAAAATGATGTGTGCTTTACGAACAAATGGACTAAGAATGGCAGGTTTTTCAGGACTACGTACAGTTAATCCTTTGGATACTATGTTGAGACCTGGACTGGATTTTCACTCGAAGGTGTCAATTGCAACTTCTTCACGGCGAGCAAAGCCTATCAGAGGTGTTCCTAAAGCCATGTTTGAGCGTTTCACAGAAAAAGCAATCAAGGTGATTATGCTTGCCCAGGAGGAAGCAAGACGTCTTGGTCACAATTTTGTTGGAACAGAGCAGATTCTTTTGGGTCTTATTGGTGAGGGCACTGGTATTGCCGCTAAGGTTCTGAAGTCTATGGGAATCAACCTTAAAGATGCACGTGTTGAAGTGGAGAAGATAATAGGAAGGGGTAGTGGGTTTGTAGCTGTTGAGATTCCATTTACTCCTCGTGCAAAACGTGTTTTGGAACTCTCATTAGAGGAAGCTCGCCAACTTG GTCACAATTATATTGGATCTGAGCACTTGCTTCTGGGTCTTCTTCGTGAGGGTGAAGGTGTAGCAGCACGTGTTCTTGAAAACTTGGGTGCTGACCCAACTAATATTCGAACACAG GTTATTCGCATGGTTGGTGAGAGTGCTGACAGTGTTACTGCAACTGTTGGGTCAGGAAGTAGTGGCAATAAGATGCCAACATTGGAGGAGTATGGCACCAATTTAACCAAGTTAGCAGAGGAG GGAAAATTGGATCCAGTTGTGGGAAGGCAGCCACAAATAGAACGTGTCACTCAAATTTTGGGTCGTCGCACCAAAAATAACCCTTGTCTTATTGGAGAACCCGGTGTTGGTAAGACAGCAATTGCTGAAGGTCTTGCTCAGAGGATTGCAAATGGTGATGTACCTGAAACCATAGAGGGAAAAAAG GTTATAACCCTTGATATGGGTTTGCTTGTTGCTGGAACTAAATATCGTGGTGAGTTTGAGGAGAGGTTGAAGAAACTGATGGAGGAAATTAAACAAAGTGATGAGATAATACTTTTTATCGATGAAGTGCACACCCTAATTGGAGCTGGAGCAGCTGAAGGGGCTATTGATGCTGCTAACATACTAAAACCTGCTCTTGCAAGGGGTGAACTGCAG TGTATTGGAGCCACAACACTTGATGAATACCGGAAACACATTGAAAAAGATCCAGCTTTGGAGAGACGATTCCAGCCAGTTAAGGTGCCGGAGCCAACTGTAGATGAAACCATACAAATACTGAAAGGACTTAGAGAACGCTATGAAATTCACCACAAGCTTCGGTATACTGATGAGGCTCTTGTAGCTGCTGCACAGCTGTCTTACCAATATATCAG TGATCGATTTTTGCCAGACAAAGCTATAGATCTTATTGATGAAGCTGGTTCACGTGTCCGGCTGCAACACGCACAG TTGCCTGAAGAAGCAAGAGAACTTGACAAGGAACTCAGGCAGATTGTTAAGGAGAAAGAAGAAGCTGTTCGCAACCAAGACTTTGAGAAG GCTGGAGAACTACGAGATAGAGAAATGGATCTTAAGGCACAAATATCAACACTTGTAGAGAAAGGCAAGGAGATGAGCAAGGCAGAGAGTGAAGCAGGAGACTCAGGTCCCATTGTGACGGAAGTTGACATACAACATATTGTCTCCTCTTGGACTGGTATCCCTGTTGAGAAAGTCTCAACCGATGAATCCGATCGCCTCCTTAAGATGGAGGAGACATTGCACAAGCGTGTCATTGGTCAGGATGAAGCAGTGAAAGCAATTAGCCGAGCTATTCGTCGAGCCCGGGTTGGATTGAAAAACCCTAATCGTCCAATTGCCAGCTTCATCTTTTCTGGTCCAACTGGTGTCGGGAAGTCTGAATTGGCGAAAGCATTGGCTGCATATTACTTTGGCTCTGAAGAAGCCATGATTCGGCTAGACATGAGTGAATTCATGGAGAGGCACACCGTCTCTAAACTCATAGGTTCGCCTCCTGGATATGTTGGTTACACCGAAGGTGGCCAACTGACTGAAGCAGTTCGGCGTCGTCCTTACACTGTTGTGCTCTTTGATGAGATTGAGAAAGCCCATCCTGATGTATTCAACATGATGCTTCAGATCCTGGAAGATGGTAGACTTACAGATAGCAAGGGAAGAACCGTGGATTTCAAGAACACGCTTCTCATAATGACGTCGAATGTTGGAAGCAGTGTAATTGAGAAAGGAGGCCGGAAAATAGGATTTGATCTGGATTACGATGAGAAGGACAGCAGCTACAACCGAATCAAGAGCTTGGTGACCGAGGAGCTAAAACAATACTTCAGGCCAGAGTTCTTGAACAGGCTGGATGAAATGATTGTCTTCAGGCAACTCACAAAACTCGAGGTGAAGGAGATTGCTGACATAATGCTAAAGGAGGTGTTTGACAGACTAAAGACCAAAGATATCGAACTTCAAGTGACGGAAAGATTTAGAGACAGAGTAGTTGAGGAAGGTTACAACCCTAGCTATGGAGCTAGGCCTCTAAGGAGAGCCATAATGAGACTTTTGGAGGACAGCATGGCTGAGAAGATGCTTGCTAGAGAGATCAAAGAAGGTGACTCTGTGATAGTTGATGTTGATGCTGATGGCAATGTGATTGTTCTCAATGGTAGCAGTGGTACTCCAGAGTCCTTGCCAGAGGAGGCTCTTCCTGTATAA